The genomic DNA GGCCGAGGTCGAAGCCGAGACGCCGGAGGCCACACCGGCCAGGTCGGCGGCGGTGCAGTTCGGCGGGTTCAGCGCGGGATCGTCCGCCATGGCGGAGGGGATCGCACCGAACAGCATCGCGCCGGCGATCGAACCGGCGCCCAAGGCACCAGCTACCGCACGTCGCCCAGCACGGGCCGAGAGCAACATGGTCAAGCTCCTTCTCGAGAACTTCAGACGCCGTAACCGCTGTCGGTTACCGACAACGGAAAGCTAAGCAGAATCCGTTCCGACTTTCTTGCCTTGCGCCCAATCGGCTGTGAAGACGCCGAGAATCGCAGGTCAGCGGACCCTCGCTGGGGGCGCCGGCCGCGTTGGGAGTTAGCCCGCGGACCGGGAGGCCGGGCCGGGCAGGGGCCCGGTGCCCTGCCGGGCGGGCGACGCCGTCGACGGCGAGGACAGGCCGAGAGGTCCCTGCACGCCAGCGGTCTGCGCGTTCGGGGAGGTTGCCGGCAAAGCACCCGCCGTCGCACCCTGCGCTGCGCCGCCCTGTGCGGACTGCATGAGCCCGAGCAGCTGGGGCAGCGTCAGCGGCAGCTTGCAGCGGCTCGAGAGGCCGACCAGCGGGGCCTGCAGTTGCTGCATGTCCGTGGCTGCCTGCGGGTTGGCGTCGAAGTACGACTTGATCGCGACGAGTTGCTGCGGCCCGGCCTGCTGTTGCGAGATCGTGGTCAGCGCGGTGTTCGTCTCGGGGTGGGTGTCGAGGTAGTTGCCCGTGGTCGTAGCCACCGAGCCGAGGGTCTTGGCCACCTCGCTGGCTGCGCAGGGATCGGCTGCCGCCGTCGCAGACGGGGCGGACAGCCCGCCGGGAACGGCCAGCGCCGCCACCGCAGCACCGCCCGCCGCAGTCACAGCGAACACGCCGAGGAGTCCTCGACGCGTGGTTCCGGTACTGGTCCTCATGAACGACTCCTCATCGTCGCGATCCGCCCGTGGCGTCGCGAAACCCACGCTGTACGGCCATGGCATCGTCTCGGCGAGGGGCCCGACGATGACCTGCGCTCGCCATCCTGCCATCTACACGCGCCGACCGCACAATCCGTCCAGCAAATCCGCAGGTCACTCGGATGGGGGCTGCGGGCCACGCGGACTGCAGGCGGCCCTGGCTGGTACGGGGCCCTCGCGGGCCGGGGACCCTACCTCAGCCTGCGGTACGCTCTGGCTACGAAACGCCGGGAAGAAGGCCGAGGTTCGTCATCCAGCAGTTCATGATGCGCTTGAGCAGCAACTTGCGCAGGTATCGCTGGGCGGTCTTCGCT from Mycolicibacterium arabiense includes the following:
- a CDS encoding hemophore; translation: MRTSTGTTRRGLLGVFAVTAAGGAAVAALAVPGGLSAPSATAAADPCAASEVAKTLGSVATTTGNYLDTHPETNTALTTISQQQAGPQQLVAIKSYFDANPQAATDMQQLQAPLVGLSSRCKLPLTLPQLLGLMQSAQGGAAQGATAGALPATSPNAQTAGVQGPLGLSSPSTASPARQGTGPLPGPASRSAG